Proteins from one Juglans microcarpa x Juglans regia isolate MS1-56 chromosome 1S, Jm3101_v1.0, whole genome shotgun sequence genomic window:
- the LOC121247887 gene encoding LOW QUALITY PROTEIN: putative receptor-like protein kinase At1g72540 (The sequence of the model RefSeq protein was modified relative to this genomic sequence to represent the inferred CDS: inserted 1 base in 1 codon) — MAFNKITLKSFLSRCFNAQKPTPEPKLPASNQSSFQRLSLSDLSNSSFSIVSDLSNSLVGSNLHVFTLKELKAITQNFSASNYLGEGGFGRVYKGFIDDKFRPGLETQPVAVKVLDLEGTQGHREWLAEVIYLGQLRHSHLVTLIGYCCEDEHRLLVYEYMELGNLENKLFRSYSAALPWLTRIKIAIGVAKGLAFLHEEEKPVIYRDFKASNILLDSDFTAKLSDFGLATDGPEGEDTHVTTRIMGTEGYAAPEYIMTGHLTIMSDVYSFGVVLLELLTGRRSVDKSRPNREQNMVEWARPFLKDSHKLDRIMDPRLEGQYSREGXRKLALLAHQCLSLHPKSRPTMTNVVKTLEPILDLKDIPIGPFVYIVPTEGKNESGELKNGLGGENEGDMKKEGKRDEQEEEGEEEEKKEKRSHEHQRGHRHRHRIRTLRARAVYSDTALYKTLGTALYSPKPEPLDEGHSLHNHSQAYRTLWKKMMLIVEDIFTVQQDLFFLCFWIFSLVLCKIITV; from the exons ATGGCTTTCAACAAGATCACATTGAAAAGTTTCTTATCCAGATGTTTCAATGCCCAGAAACCAACCCCCGAGCCAAAACTTCCAGCATCCAACCAAAGTTCATTCCAGAGATTATCGCTCTCGGATTTAAGCAACTCCTCCTTCTCTATCGTGAGTGATCTATCAAACTCTCTTGTTGGATcaaatcttcatgtttttactCTCAAGGAGCTCAAAGCTATTACACAAAACTTTTCAGCTAGTAATTATCTGGGTGAAGGTGGATTTGGACGGGTATATAAGGGGTTCATTGATGACAAATTTAGGCCTGGATTGGAGACTCAACCTGTGGCTGTCAAGGTACTGGACTTGGAAGGGACACAAGGCCACAGGGAATGGCTG GCTGAAGTAATATATCTTGGGCAATTAAGGCACTCCCATCTTGTCACCTTGATTGGATACTGCTGTGAGGATGAGCACAGGCTACTCGTGTACGAGTACATGGAGCTTGGAAACTTAGAAAACAAACTATTTAGAA GTTATTCTGCAGCCTTGCCTTggttaacaagaataaaaattgCCATTGGGGTCGCAAAAGGCCTTGCTTTTCTCCATGAAGAGGAAAAACCAGTCATATATAGAGATTTTAAAGCTTCAAACATCTTATTAGACTCT GATTTCACTGCTAAGCTCTCTGATTTTGGGCTTGCAACGGATGGACCAGAAGGAGAAGACACTCACGTCACAACTCGTATCATGGGTACCGAGGGCTATGCAGCTCCCGAATACATCATGACAG GCCATTTGACGATTATGAGCGATGTATACAGCTTCGGAGTGGTCCTTTTAGAGCTACTGACGGGCAGAAGATCCGTGGACAAGAGCCGACCCAATAGAGAGCAGAACATGGTAGAATGGGCAAGACCTTTTCTGAAGGATTCCCATAAACTTGACAGAATAATGGACCCCAGACTTGAAGGACAGTACTCGAGAGAAG CTAGGAAATTAGCATTGCTGGCTCATCAATGCCTGAGCCTGCACCCCAAGTCAAGACCCACAATGACCAATGTGGTCAAGACCTTGGAGCCTATCTTGGACTTGAAAGATATCCCAATTGGACCCTTTGTGTACATTGTACCAAcagaaggaaaaaatgaaagtgGAGAACTGAAGAATGGACTGGGAGGTGAAAATGAAGGTGACATGAAAAAGGAAGGGAAGAGAGATGAACAGGAGGAGGAGggagaggaggaggaaaagaaagagaagcgCAGTCACGAGCACCAGAGAGGTCATAGGCATAGACATCGGATTAGGACATTGAGGGCTCGTGCTGTCTATTCTGATACTGCTTTGTATAAAACTCTTGGGACTGCTTTGTACTCCCCCAAACCAGAACCGTTGGACGAAGGGCATAGTTTGCATAATCACTCGCAAGCATACCGTACactttggaaaaaaatgatgttGATTGTGGAAGACATATTTACCGTACAACAGgacttattttttctttgtttttggatattttcTCTTGTACTTTGCAAAATAATCACCGTCTAG
- the LOC121247886 gene encoding exportin-T-like, with protein sequence MDDLEKAILILFDVSGSLDDALKKKAKDYCDDIKEKPSICSICIKKLCFSSLLEVQFWCLQTLQDVIRIRYASVSLDEKFFIRKSVFSIACSEPVDDKNVARLLESPAYIKNKFAQVLVTLIYFEYPLIWPSVFFDFLSHLSKGAVVIDMFSRILNALDDELISLDYTRSSEEMVAAGRIKDAMRQQCVPQIVRVWYDIVSLYRNSDQELCTSVLESMRRYISWIDIGLIVNDAFIPLLFDLILVSEHLRGAAAACLLAVVSKRMEPQSKLSLLQSLQISRVFGLIADDGDSDFISSIAGLLSGYAAEVLECFKRLNSEEEKSISMELLNEVLPSVFYVMQNCEVDAPFSIVQFLSAYVGTMKSLSPLSEKQLHNVGRILEVIHTHIRYDPTYRNNLDVLDKIGKEEEDRMAEFRKDILVLLRSMSRVAPDVTQIFIRNSIVSAVASPPDRNVEEVEAALYLFYALGESISDESIRTGSGLLSELVPTIISTRFPCHSNRLVALVYLEAITRYMKFVQENAKYIPIVLAAYLDERGIHHPNIDVSLRASYLFMKVVKLLKMKLVPFIETILQSLQDTVARFTSMDYASKDLLGSEDGSHIFEAIGLLIGMEDVPLEKQSDYLSTLLTPLCQQVDELLKNAKLLSPDEAPEKIAIIQQIIMAINSLSKGFSERLVTASRPAIGLMFKQTLDILLQVLVVFPKIEPLRNKVMSFIHRMVETLGASVFPYLPKALEQLLAETEPKEMVSFLLLLNQLICKFNTLFHDILEEVFPAIAGMIFNVVPRDAFPSGPGTNTEEIRELQELQRTLYTFLHVIATHNLSSIFLSPKSRGYLDSIMQLLLYTSCKHWDILVRKACVQIFITLINDWCTRPYGEEKVPGFQKFMIEVFATNCCLYSLLDKSFEFRDANTLVLFGEIVLAQKVMYEKFGDEFLIHFVSKGFPAARCPQDLAAQYCQKLQGSDIKALKSFYQSLIENLRMQQNGSLVFR encoded by the exons atGGATGATTTAGAGAAGGCTATACTTATATTGTTCGATGTATCGGGTAGTCTTGATGATGCTTTAAAAAAGAAGGCCAAGGATTATTGTGACGACATCAAGGAAAAACCTTCGATTTGTagtatttgtattaaaaaattatgcttttcGAGCCTACTGGAGGTCCAATTTTGGTGTTTACAGACTCTTCAAGACGTTATTAGGATCCGCTATGCATCAGTGAGTCTAGATGAGAAGTTTTTCATCAGGAAATCAGTATTTTCTATAGCGTGTTCGGAGCCTGTCGATGATAAGAATGTTGCCAGGCTATTAGAGAGTCCTGCATATATAAAGAACAAGTTTGCTCAGGTTTTGGTTACTTTGATTTATTTTGAGTACCCGTTAATTTGGCCCTCCgtgttttttgattttttatctcatctgagCAAAGGGGCCGTGGTAATCGATATGTTTTCTCGGATTTTGAATGCTTTGGATGATGAATTGATTAGTTTGGACTATACACGAAGTTCAGAAGAGATGGTGGCTGCAGGGCGGATTAAGGATGCAATGAGGCAGCAGTGTGTGCCACAGATAGTGAGAGTGTGGTACGACATTGTGTCATTGTATAGGAATTCTGATCAGGAACTCTGTACTAGTGTATTAGAGTCTATGAGGCGGTATATATCTTGGATCGATATTGGTTTGATTGTGAATGATGCATTTATCCCACTATTGTTTGACTTAATTTTGGTGTCGGAACATCTCCGTGGTGCTGCTGCTGCGTGTTTGTTGGCAGTGGTTTCTAAGCGGATGGAACCACAATCAAAACTTTCGCTGTTGCAGAGTCTTCAAATCAGTCGCGTTTTTGGGTTGATTGCTGACGATGGTGATTCTGACTTCATTTCAAGCATTGCTGGATTGCTTAGTGGGTATGCAGCAGAAGTTCTAGAATGCTTCAAACGGTTAAATTCTGAGGAAGAAAAAAGTATTTCAATGGAGCTTTTGAATGAAGTCCTGCCCTCAGTTTTCTATGTAATGCAGAACTGTGAGGTTGATGCGCCATTTAGCATAGTGCAATTTCTGTCGGCTTATGTTGGCACAATGAAAAGCCTCTCTCCTTTGAGCGAGAAGCAGCTGCATAATGTTGGTCGGATACTAGAAGTGATCCATACCCATATTCGTTATGATCCTACGTACCGCAATAATCTTGATGTATTAGATAAAATTGGAAAGGAGGAGGAAGATAGGATGGCGGAGTTTAGGAAGGATATACTTGTGCTGCTTCGTAGCATGAGTCGTGTGGCTCCTGATGTCACCCAGATATTTATCAGAAACTCAATAGTTAGTGCTGTTGCCTCCCCACCCGACAGGAATGTTGAAGAGGTGGAAGCTgcattatatcttttttatgCTCTAGGAGAGTCAATAAGTGACGAGTCTATTCGAACTGGAAGTGGACTTTTGAGTGAGTTGGTGCCAACAATTATATCAACAAGGTTTCCTTGCCATTCTAATAGGCTAGTAGCACTCGTGTATCTAGAGGCAATAACACGATATATGAAGTTTGTTCAGGAGAATGCCAAATACATTCCTATCGTTTTGGCTGCCTATCTTGATGAAAGAGGTATACACCATCCAAACATCGATGTGAGCCTACGGGCAAGTTATCTGTTCATGAAGGTTGTAAAATTGCTGAAAATGAAGCTTGTGCCTTTTATAGAGACAATTTTGCAG AGTCTGCAAGATACAGTTGCTCGATTTACAAGTATGGATTATGCATCAAAAGATCTTTTGGGATCTGAAGATGGTAGTCACATTTTTGAG GCAATTGGTTTATTGATTGGGATGGAAGATGTACCATTGGAAAAGCAATCCGATTATCTCTCCACATTGCTCACTCCTCTTTGTCAACAG GTTGATGAATTGCTCAAGAATGCAAAATTATTGTCTCCAGATGAGGCTCCTGAAAAAATTGCTATTATCCAGCAAATAATCATGGCAATAAACTCTCTCAGCAAG GGCTTCAGCGAGCGCCTTGTAACTGCTAGTCGTCCGGCAATTGGTCTCATGTTCAAGCAG ACACTGGATATTCTCCTCCAAGTTCTTGTTGTATTTCCGAAGATAGAACCCTTGCGGAATAAG GTCATGTCGTTTATACACCGCATGGTGGAAACTTTAGGAGCATCTGTATTTCCATACCTCCCAAAGGCATTGGAGCAATTGCTTGCAGAAACTGAG CCAAAGGAGATGGTCAGTTTTCTTTTGTTACTCAATCAACTTATATGCAAGTTCAACACACTGTTCCACGACATATTGGAAGAAGTATTTCCTGCTATTGCTGGGATGATATTTAATGTTGTCCCAAGAGATGCATTTCCTTCAGGACCTGGAACCAATACTGAG GAAATCCGTGAATTGCAGGAGCTTCAACGAACATTATATACATTTCTTCATGTGATAGCTACACATaatctttcttccatttttctttcccccaAAAGTAGGGGCTACTTGGATTCAATCATGCAGTTGCTACTGTACACATCTTGTAAGCATTGGGATATTCTTGTAAGAAAG GCGTGTGTTCAGatatttattacattaattaatGACTGGTGTACCAGGCCTTACGGCGAAGAAAAG GTGCCTGGTTTCCAAAAATTTATGATTGAGGTCTTTGCAACAAATTGTTGTTTGTATAGCTTGCTTGATAAATCCTTCGAGTTTCGTGATGCAAATACT CTTGTTTTGTTCGGAGAAATTGTGCTTGCTCAGAAGGTCATGTATGAAAAATTTGGCGATGAGTTTCTTATTCATTTTGTATCAAAAGGTTTTCCAGCTGCACGTTGCCCTCAAGATTTGGCGGCGCAATATTGTCAGAAGTTGCAG GGTAGTGATATCAAGGCATTGAAATCATTTTACCAATCACTCATTGAAAACTTAAGGATGCAGCAGAATGGAAGCCTTGTTTTCAGATAG
- the LOC121247889 gene encoding transcription initiation factor TFIID subunit 9-like yields the protein MAEGDGDLPRDAKIVKSLLKSMGVEDYEPRVIHQFLELWYRYVVDVLTDAQVYSEHAGKAAIDTGDVKLAIQSKVNFSFSQPPPREVLLELARNRNKIPLPGTVAGAGIPLPPEQDTLISPNYQLAIPKKQPSPTVEETEEDEELVDPNPSQEQRTDMPQHTQRVSFPLMNRPK from the exons atgGCTGAGGGAGATGGGGATTTGCCAAGGGATGCAAAGATTGTGAAGTCACTGCTGAAATCAATGGGTGTTGAGGACTATGAACCCCGTGTTATACACCAATTTTTAGAACTGTGGTATCGATATGTTGTCGATGTATTAACTGATGCACAGGTGTACTCAGAGCATGCTGGTAAGGCTGCCATAGACACTGGTGATGTCAAGCTTGCTATCCAGTCAAAAGTCAATTTTAGCTTCTCTCAACCACCACCAAGGGAG GTCTTACTAGAGCTGGCTCGAAACCGGAACAAAATACCATTGCCGGGGACAGTAGCTGGGGCTGGTATTCCTCTCCCACCTGAGCAGGATACGCTGATCAGCCCCAACTACCAACTTGCAATCCCAAAGAAGCAACCTTCCCCAACAGTTGAAGAAACCGAGGAGGATGAAGAGCTTGTTGATCCCAATCCCTCGCAAGAACAGAGGACAGATATGCCACAGCATACTCAAAGGGTCTCCTTTCCCCTCATGAACcgtccaaaatga
- the LOC121246625 gene encoding probable GTP diphosphokinase RSH2, chloroplastic codes for MVVPTIALYASPPSTVCSAPHPCQINAHASCDFELSSWPSSSASSSPSTPQKPGIGGLSCLLSSPSVRPSSSFSVGGCGEEFSSLWHDRGEELKELSSSYYHLPSKFAGSCLKKDLSPVSVFQVPVSCSSSVSGSVRSPTMSFQSGLFNGFVRNALGSCVDYDSPSLELCSDGYNVGLAEELTFNIEVEGNSEPYVNELLLGAQSRHKIFYENFVIKAFYEAEKAHRGQMRASGDPYLQHCVETAVLLALIGTNSTVVAAGLLHDTLDDSFMSYDYIFGMFGAGVADLVRGVSKLSHLSKLARYNNTASKTVEADRLHTMFLAMADARAVLIKLADRLHNMMTLDALPLAKQQRFAKETLEIFAPLANRLGISTWKERLENLCFKHLNPDQHQELSSKLVDTFDEAMITSAIEKLKRALRGKAISYRDVSGRHKSLYSIYRKMLKKKLVMDEIHDIHGLRLIVDNEEDCYKALRVIHQLWTEVPGKLKDYINHPKINGYQSLHTVVMGEGLVPLEVQIRTTEMHLQAEFGFAAHWRYKEGDCKYSSFVLQMVEWARWVVAWQCETMSKDRSSIAYAESIRPPCTFPSHSDDCPYSYKPHCGQNGPVFVIMIENDKMSVHEFPANSTIMDLLERAGRGGSRWTPYGFPLKEELRPRLNNEPVSDPTCKLEMGDMVELTPAIPNKSLTEYREEIQRMYDGGLTVSSTGLAASSRVGWRS; via the exons atggtggtaccaaccataGCTCTATACGCGAGCCCACCGAGCACCGTGTGCTCAGCACCGCACCCATGCCAGATCAACGCCCACGCGTCGTGCGATTTCGAATTGAGCTCTTGGCCTTCCTCTTCGGCATCATCTTCACCGTCCACTCCGCAAAAGCCCGGAATCGGCGGCCTCTCGTGCCTCCTCTCCTCGCCCTCAGTGCGACCTTCGTCGAGTTTTTCGGTTGGTGGCTGCGGTGAAGAATTTAGCTCTTTGTGGCACGACAGAGGCGAAGAATTGAAGGAACTGAGCAGCTCTTATTACCATTTGCCGAGTAAGTTCGCTGGGTCTTGTCTAAAGAAGGATTTGAGCCCAGTTTCGGTGTTTCAGGTCCCGGTTTCGTGTAGTAGTAGCGTCTCTGGATCCGTTAGAAGCCCCACGATGAGTTTCCAAAGTGGGTTGTTCAATGGCTTCGTGAGGAATGCTTTGGGTTCGTGCGTAGATTACGATTCACCCAGTCTCGAGCTCTGTAGCGATGGATATAACGTGGGTCTTGCGGAAGAATTGACTTTCAATATAGAGGTGGAGGGGAATTCTGAGCCGTATGTAAATGAATTGTTATTGGGTGCCCAATCAAGGCACAAGATcttttatgagaattttgtgatcAAGGCTTTCTACGAAGCTGAGAAAGCACATAGGGGTCAG ATGCGTGCCAGCGGTGATCCGTACTTGCAGCATTGCGTAGAGACGGCGGTGCTGCTCGCGCTGATTGGCACTAATTCAACGGTGGTTGCTGCAGGGCTTTTGCATGACACACTTGATGACTCTTTTATGAGCTAtgactatatttttgggatgtTTGGAGCTGGGGTCGCAGATTTGGTCCGAGGG GTCTCCAAGCTAAGTCACTTGAGTAAGCTTGCGCGCTACAACAATACAGCAAGTAAAACAGTTGAGGCCGATCGCTTGCATACCATGTTCCTTGCCATGGCTGATGCCAGGGCTGTCCTCATTAAATTAGCAGATCGATTGCATAATATGATGACACTAGATGCATTGCCTCTAGCCAAGCAACAAAGATTCGCAAAGGAGACATTGGAGATTTTTGCACCCTTGGCAAACCGTTTAGGAATCTCTACATGGAAGGAGCGTTTAGAAAACCTATGTTTTAAACATCTTAACCCAGACCAACATCAAGAACTGTCTTCTAAGCTTGTCGACACGTTTGATGAGGCCATGATCACTTCTGCTATAGAGAAATTAAAACGAGCTCTTAGGGGTAAAGCTATTTCTTACCGTGATGTATCTGGACGGCATAAGAGCTTGTATAGCATTTACCGCAAAATGTTGAA AAAGAAGCTAGTCATGGATGAGATTCATGACATTCATGGCTTACGGTTGATTGTTGACAATGAGGAAGACTGCTATAAAGCCTTGAGAGTTATTCACCAGTTATGGACTGAAGTACCTGGAAAGCTTAAGGACTACATAAATCATCCCAAGATTAATGG GTATCAGTCTCTGCACACGGTGGTGATGGGTGAAGGCCTGGTTCCACTTGAAGTTCAGATTCGGACGACTGAGATGCATTTGCAGGCTGAATTCGGCTTTGCGGCTCATTGGAGATACAAGGAAGGTGACTGCAAATATTCTTCATTTGTGCTTCAGATGGTCGAGTGGGCTCGATGGGTTGTCGCCTGGCAGTGTGAGACAATGAGTAAAGACCGGTCATCCATTGCCTATGCTGAATCGATAAGGCCGCCCTGTACATTCCCTTCTCATTCTGATGATTGCCCATATTCATACAAGCCGCACTGTGGCCAGAATGGGCCTGTGTTTGTGATCATGATTGAGAATGAtaag ATGTCCGTACATGAGTTTCCTGCAAACTCGACGATAATGGATTTGTTGGAAAGAGCTGGACGAGGAGGCTCGAGATGGACACCATATGGTTTCCCCCTGAAGGAAGAATTGAGGCCAAGGCTGAACAATGAGCCAGTGAGTGATCCGACGTGCAAGTTGGAGATGGGGGATATGGTGGAGTTAACCCCAGCCATTCCCAACAAGTCTTTGACAGAGTACAGGGAAGAGATTCAGCGAATGTATGATGGTGGGTTGACTGTGTCCAGCACTGGGCTTGCTGCTAGCAGTAGGGTTGGGTGGAGAAGTTGA